aatattgaaataagCTAACTGtgattttttgtttttttacagattgtagttttatattaagttttaaaaataacatagTGATTTATTTCATGCAAAAAAGAGAAAGCGAAATTTGTTGGtagaatgaaaataataatctgGTTACTTCctcttttaataataaatatagtaataaaatGTAATAGCAAAATAAAggataatatatttcaaaacTTACGAAAAAAAACCAAGATCTTAGTTTTAAACGAGCCTATAATAGATATAGATTTTAGTGAAAATTTATTTCACACtcttttatttgatttagaaatatataataatatatatacattagaTGAAACGTTATTAAATCTTGAAAAGTTAAATCATTcaagtattttcaaattattaaTTGAAACGTATGAACAAGTCAGAAAAGAAAGTGAACaagtaagaaaaaaaaatgaacaagcTAGCGGTGAAAATGAACAAGCTAGCGGTGAAAATGAACTAGCTAGtggtgaaaataaaataaattatattattttagcAACTTCACACACTAGATTGCATCCTATAAATCTAGAGTacttattattaaaatttaataaatatatttataatcaaaatacatataaaaatggtgATATTGACATTAAGGGTATTATTAAAgaatataatgaagaaataaatgaaagtttagaacgaaaaaaaaaattaaaaattacttcaaataatatagatgAAATATATcaagataatataatatcagctcttttaaatcaaaaaaaagacaGTAGTgataaatttgttaaaaaaaataatatttccaaAGATCTTAACAATAATCAATATAAAGGTATGTTCATTGGATATGGATTTAATGATAATACAATTTCTATTTCTCacaattttgataaaaataaaaattttttatttccttcaATTAATAGTGGAATAATACTAGATATAAtactattaaaaaatatatatgaaaattataataatataaacaaacaaaatgaaaaaattatacacacagattatatatatgaaatatctaaatttatttatgataatattaatgttgAAATAACTCATTTTGAAAATACATGTTTGGATgcaaaacaaaatatatatataacgaataaagaaaatacaGAATTTGatgtttataaatattatttaataaaaaacttGTTTCAAGATTATTATAAATCAagtaaaaaagaaaaagaagaaaaaaataatgaatatttaatattgtCTTATTTTCAATTAGCATACCCAATAACTAATTGTGTTACTTATTCTGTACGCTCACAAAATGAAACATTTATAGGATTTGATAAGTTTAATATGATTAGtattgaaaatgatgaaaaactaaaatattatataaaagaaacTGAAGAGAtatcttttaataatatagatgaatataaacaaaaattttatgatataaataaaagatatgATGAAATATTAGAAGATAGTGAACATAATTTAACACATAAAGATGTTGTTTTTGGAATTAAAACAAGTATAAATACAGAAGATCGAATagattatattaaaaacacttttgataataaacaaaataataaatacatttttaacaatttaaaaattacaccaacattaaaaaatcaaaaagaAACAAGTTTAATTAACACAGATCTTTTAAAAAGCGGAtttgataatgaaaatatagatattcaaattttttatatgtctGATAAGGAAAGTAAATTATTCAACACTTTGAAATATGATACAGATgatatatcaaataatagTTCAtgtgaaaaaatgaaacaaattatttttcatttttatgaaGAATATGtagaaaaagataaaaaaaaaaataatataaaaattttgaaaaaaccaaaatatttatttattggaAATGATAATActtttgttaatataaaaaatttagttGATGTTATGAATGTCACTTCAAATAAATGTGtgcatataaaaaaacatatgtatgataaatatttaaaatctatgcaatttttaaaaaaaaatgagtctaaatttttaaaaaattttaatggAGAATCACCATTATTTTATcagtatataaaacaaaatctTATGGATGTAAtacataatttaaaaaaatataattatagtCCGAAATATTGTAAAGATAATGATGATGTAAATAATAGGTTCAAATCTAATGTTCCTATTTTTTTAGGAAAAAGACATtcatataatacattttacaACAGTAGTGAATATTATGATTATTTATCATCTGATGCTGggatattaataaatgatagttttgcaaaaaaaatatatttttgtaaaaattgtttatgtattaataataatgataagtTAGATGATATGCTCTTAGGAGATTGGGCAAATAAATTAAACATTTTAACAATTAATTTTGAAGGTTTTTTTCCAAATCATcctgaaaattataataaaaaatatttaaatacatTAGTTCCCATTacttataataatttaaatttaaataaaactgtagaagaaataaaaaaaacatattttcaatatttagTAAATTTGAATAAAGACGAAATAGAAGGTAAAAGTGATTCATATATAGATTATTTAGatcaaaattttaaaaacacaTTTGAtcttatttttcattattttttttatattaaaaattattataattcaccaaaagatgaaaaaaataataatatttcaaaaattaacaaaaaaatttatgcCAAAATGGAATATAGTGGATCTTACAAAAatctttttaatttatcgAAATTTTTTAAAGAGGAAATTGAAAATAGGATACAATTTAAACATGATAAAAGAAACGGAAcccgaaaaaaaaattataattacgTAAATAATTACGTTGTAGAAAATAGTGAAATCAAAACTaatggaaaatatgaaaatgaagaatttGTCCAAGATTATTTTACTGAAAATGACGAAAATGacgaaaatgatgaaaatgacgaaaatgatgaaaatgacgAAGATGATTTATTTAGTGAGAGTGATTTTAACtatgatgaatatataaaagacaTTGAAAAAAgtagaaaattatataaggAACAAATACACCAATATAATGAGAGAAAAGAAAATGCTTCAAATTCAACCAATAAGGATGACAGCCAAAGTGACGACAGTCAAAATGATGCTAGCCAAAATGATGCTAGCCAAAGTGATGCTAGCCAAAATGATGCTAGCCAAAATGACGACACTCCGGATGAATATTTCAATAACGAACTTTAGAAAAAGGTAACATATCACCTATCTAGTTTgacatttattttgttttcttTATGCCTAATTAAGGCATAGTTCAATGCATCATGTACATGCTAATTTGATACAATtacttattaattttttctatacattcatgtgtatttattttgaGTTTTGAAAGATACTTCAAATTTTTCAAACAcccaaattttttttttaaattgtaaacaaaaataagCGCTATTCGATTTACATTTGCTCGAATTgctcaaaaaataaaagattaaaattaatagatAAATAATTGCTGATTCTTATAAAGAAAAGTGGTAAATATGAAAGAAAATAGGGGGGGTATAAACACAATCcaagaaatatatacatatatctttttaaatatatattggtGTGAAATAAGGCAACTAAGAGACTAAGTATATGACCCCAAATATTTGCATATAATTAAAGTGTGtgtgttttttttgaaaaacaataaaaaagtCGTAATTTGAAGTTTATATCTCTAAAGTGTTCAAAATGGGTagactaaaaaaaaataaaatccttaatgtaattttatttaagaCTATTTaattctaaaaaataaagatttttttttttgaaagaaaattaattaaaaaaatatatcccTAATAAATGTATggtatttaaataaataatttaggggaatttataatttgtcTATTCTTAATTATAAACATAAATTAGTCacacattattatatatacattataaaaGATTATGTTGTTAAAATGGGTAATTTATTCACAAccttttaattattattttttcataaaccatataatttataatatataggaGGGAAAAATGTTCCTGATTGGCCTTTTTTAATCAtccaaaaaaagaaaaaaaacaaaaaaggcaaaaaaaacaaatatactTAAATGCtgtatgtacatatttaGGCCATAATTCGAATATATGACCTTTATTATATTCTCATATTATCATATtctcatatattaatttttttttttttttttttaaactagCCAAATAGGCGCTCATATTTAGCTGATAGGTTTactacatatattatatgcataaacAAACTATGAAAGATTtataaaaacttatttaattaaaatgtaAAGTCTATGTTTTAAAAACTAAGAAACATGCTGTATAAGGGAAGTATGTAATGTATACACAGATTTGCgtaatatatgaaaatggatgtaatatatgaaaatgggtataatatatgaaaatgggtataatatatgaaaatgggtataatatatgaaaatggatgaaaataacaattaAAACATGACTTGTTCAtgcaaaataaatgaaaaaaaaaattaataagatATGCGCAAAATGTACTCACATTAGCTATTCAACTTATTAATGTATGATGTTACATTGTCATCATTAAAATATgtgcttatattttttctattttgaatattttctatattttcattaatacaAATAGTTTGTTCTTCTccatctttatttttaatttttttaacagtccatttattttcatttaaaaacTTTTCAATTTCTTCCACATTTtccatatttaaatattcagATATTTGTTTTATGGAAATTTTTTCAAAACTTAATGTTATagaatttaaaatatacttTCGAATATTGCATGTAaaattgttataattttgtaaaaaggAATAATCATAATTACTATTTTCTTcgcttttattatttatacaattccataattttttaaattggcATTCTTTAATCAAGTCATGTAAATATACAATTCCctttatattatcatcatatATGTTAGGATTTATTAagcttaaatatatattcatatctacagtatttatattatataaaacacaTACCAATATTTTCTTAATTACAGATTTATCGTAACAATGTggatataaacaaaataatctTAATAATGTTAGCATAACTTCattatcaaaatattcattattttcaaaagCTATATCAACATAATCGCTTAGTACTTctaaaaaaatcgaaaaaaatgatcaaTTTAAGGTATGTAGGCTTGTACAGAAATAATGtgagaaatataaaaatgtacaaatttaaagaaaaattagGACAAAAAAGTATATGATATGGCTGTAGTGGTGCGTCATTCATTTTGTTGAACGTtctcatatgtatatatatgtgtgtatatagCTGATATCCATATGTTCAGCATTAGGGCAATGAGATATATTATGATAgaaaatgatttatttatttattttttttttaatagttGCGAAATGTATACAAATGAACACtctttttttacattattattgtatatGTTCGATTTATTCTATTTATGTCACctgaaatatatttgtttcatttttccCACACcaatatatactttaaaaataattcaaac
The Plasmodium yoelii strain 17X genome assembly, chromosome: 4 genome window above contains:
- a CDS encoding parasite-infected erythrocyte surface protein; this encodes MKIIIWLLPLLIINIVIKCNSKIKDNIFQNLRKKTKILVLNEPIIDIDFSENLFHTLLFDLEIYNNIYTLDETLLNLEKLNHSSIFKLLIETYEQVRKESEQVRKKNEQASGENEQASGENELASGENKINYIILATSHTRLHPINLEYLLLKFNKYIYNQNTYKNGDIDIKGIIKEYNEEINESLERKKKLKITSNNIDEIYQDNIISALLNQKKDSSDKFVKKNNISKDLNNNQYKGMFIGYGFNDNTISISHNFDKNKNFLFPSINSGIILDIILLKNIYENYNNINKQNEKIIHTDYIYEISKFIYDNINVEITHFENTCLDAKQNIYITNKENTEFDVYKYYLIKNLFQDYYKSSKKEKEEKNNEYLILSYFQLAYPITNCVTYSVRSQNETFIGFDKFNMISIENDEKLKYYIKETEEISFNNIDEYKQKFYDINKRYDEILEDSEHNLTHKDVVFGIKTSINTEDRIDYIKNTFDNKQNNKYIFNNLKITPTLKNQKETSLINTDLLKSGFDNENIDIQIFYMSDKESKLFNTLKYDTDDISNNSSCEKMKQIIFHFYEEYVEKDKKKNNIKILKKPKYLFIGNDNTFVNIKNLVDVMNVTSNKCVHIKKHMYDKYLKSMQFLKKNESKFLKNFNGESPLFYQYIKQNLMDVIHNLKKYNYSPKYCKDNDDVNNRFKSNVPIFLGKRHSYNTFYNSSEYYDYLSSDAGILINDSFAKKIYFCKNCLCINNNDKLDDMLLGDWANKLNILTINFEGFFPNHPENYNKKYLNTLVPITYNNLNLNKTVEEIKKTYFQYLVNLNKDEIEGKSDSYIDYLDQNFKNTFDLIFHYFFYIKNYYNSPKDEKNNNISKINKKIYAKMEYSGSYKNLFNLSKFFKEEIENRIQFKHDKRNGTRKKNYNYVNNYVVENSEIKTNGKYENEEFVQDYFTENDENDENDENDENDENDEDDLFSESDFNYDEYIKDIEKSRKLYKEQIHQYNERKENASNSTNKDDSQSDDSQNDASQNDASQSDASQNDASQNDDTPDEYFNNEL
- a CDS encoding eukaryotic translation initiation factor 3 subunit K, putative, whose amino-acid sequence is MDINSIIEEVQAIKAYPHMMFNASKLKVLSDYVDIAFENNEYFDNEVMLTLLRLFCLYPHCYDKSVIKKILVCVLYNINTVDMNIYLSLINPNIYDDNIKGIVYLHDLIKECQFKKLWNCINNKSEENSNYDYSFLQNYNNFTCNIRKYILNSITLSFEKISIKQISEYLNMENVEEIEKFLNENKWTVKKIKNKDGEEQTICINENIENIQNRKNISTYFNDDNVTSYINKLNS